Proteins encoded in a region of the Niveispirillum cyanobacteriorum genome:
- the iolD gene encoding 3D-(3,5/4)-trihydroxycyclohexane-1,2-dione acylhydrolase (decyclizing), with protein MNTIRLTAAQAMVHWLAAQRVEGEGGPVPFFAGVWAIFGHGNVAGLGEALHGIGDALPTYRAHNEQGMAHAAIAFAKASNRRRAMVCTSSIGPGATNMVTAAALAHVNRLPVLFLPGDIFASRRPDPVLQQVEDFGDGTVSANDCFRPVSRYFDRIMRAEQLLDALPRVMAVLTDPADCGPVTLAFCQDTQAEAYDWPESFFEPRLWHFRRVEPDPRELSLLRDRLAKAERPLIIAGGGVHYSGAAATLADFARATGVPVAETQAGKGALPWDHPANLGAIGVTGSEAANKAADEADLIIGIGTRLADFTTGSRRLIHNQGRDLVQVNVVAFDAFKQGALPVVGDAGRVLELLSASLSGWMAPAGWVATLADARVAWDAQVEAVTAPPAGPGLPTDAQVIGAVQRAAADDAIVVCAAGGLPGDLHKLWRVKRPGGYHMEYGYSCMGYEIAGGVGVAMAQPQRPVHVMVGDGSYLMMNSELAVSVMLGTKLIVTLLDNRGFGCINRLQAATGGAPFNNLLADARHRDMPRIDFAAHAASLGAIAEKVADIAELEAALARARTADRSTVIVIDTDPRPSDAGGGAWWDVAVPETSTREQVRQARAAYQTKINEGL; from the coding sequence ATGAACACGATCCGACTGACAGCCGCGCAGGCCATGGTGCACTGGCTGGCGGCGCAGAGGGTGGAAGGGGAAGGGGGACCCGTCCCCTTCTTTGCCGGGGTCTGGGCCATTTTCGGCCATGGCAATGTCGCCGGCCTGGGGGAGGCGCTACACGGCATCGGCGATGCGCTGCCCACCTATCGTGCGCATAATGAACAGGGCATGGCCCATGCCGCCATCGCCTTTGCCAAGGCCAGCAACCGCCGCCGGGCCATGGTCTGCACCAGTTCCATCGGCCCCGGCGCCACCAACATGGTGACGGCGGCGGCGCTGGCCCATGTCAACCGCTTGCCGGTGCTGTTCCTGCCCGGTGATATCTTCGCCAGCCGCCGGCCCGACCCGGTCTTGCAGCAGGTGGAGGATTTTGGCGACGGCACCGTGTCGGCCAATGATTGTTTCCGGCCCGTCAGCCGCTATTTCGACCGGATCATGCGGGCCGAACAGTTGCTGGATGCGCTGCCCCGCGTCATGGCGGTGCTGACCGACCCTGCCGATTGCGGGCCGGTGACGCTGGCCTTCTGTCAGGATACGCAGGCCGAAGCCTATGACTGGCCGGAAAGCTTCTTTGAACCGCGCCTGTGGCATTTTCGGCGGGTCGAACCCGATCCGCGTGAACTGTCACTGCTGCGCGACCGGCTGGCCAAGGCTGAACGGCCCCTGATCATCGCCGGCGGCGGGGTGCATTATTCCGGGGCGGCGGCAACCCTGGCCGATTTCGCTCGTGCGACCGGCGTTCCGGTGGCGGAGACGCAGGCCGGCAAGGGCGCCTTGCCCTGGGACCATCCGGCCAACCTGGGCGCTATCGGTGTGACGGGCAGTGAGGCCGCGAACAAGGCGGCGGATGAGGCTGACCTGATCATCGGCATCGGCACACGTCTGGCCGATTTCACCACCGGTTCGCGCCGCCTGATCCATAATCAGGGTCGCGATCTGGTGCAGGTGAACGTCGTCGCCTTTGACGCCTTCAAGCAGGGCGCCCTGCCGGTGGTGGGGGATGCGGGCCGGGTGCTGGAGCTGCTGTCGGCCAGCCTGTCGGGCTGGATGGCGCCGGCCGGCTGGGTTGCCACCCTGGCCGACGCGCGGGTGGCGTGGGATGCGCAGGTTGAGGCGGTGACGGCCCCGCCCGCTGGCCCTGGCCTGCCCACCGATGCACAGGTGATCGGTGCGGTCCAACGCGCCGCCGCTGACGATGCTATCGTCGTTTGTGCCGCCGGTGGCCTGCCGGGCGACCTGCACAAGCTGTGGCGGGTGAAGCGGCCCGGCGGATACCATATGGAATATGGCTATTCCTGCATGGGGTACGAAATCGCCGGTGGTGTTGGCGTGGCCATGGCCCAGCCGCAGCGGCCGGTGCATGTCATGGTGGGCGACGGTTCCTATCTGATGATGAATTCCGAACTGGCCGTGTCGGTCATGTTGGGGACGAAGCTGATCGTCACCCTGCTGGATAATCGTGGTTTCGGCTGTATCAACCGGTTGCAGGCGGCCACGGGTGGTGCGCCCTTCAACAACCTGCTGGCCGATGCCCGCCACCGGGACATGCCCCGCATCGATTTCGCCGCCCATGCCGCCAGCCTGGGCGCCATCGCGGAAAAGGTGGCGGATATCGCGGAACTGGAGGCGGCGCTGGCCCGCGCCCGCACCGCCGACCGCAGCACGGTGATCGTGATCGACACCGACCCGCGCCCGTCCGATGCCGGTGGCGGGGCCTGGTGGGACGTGGCGGTGCCGGAGACATCCACGCGTGAGCAGGTGCGCCAGGCGCGCGCCGCCTATCAAACCAAGATCAATGAAGGCTTGTGA
- the iolE gene encoding myo-inosose-2 dehydratase, which translates to MSIRFGVSPIAWINDDMPELGGDTPLSTVLSDTRDIGFTGIELGGRFPRDPAVLRDLLGSYDLDLVGGWYSGNLLVQDAQAEIAALQPHLALLKALGTDVFVFAETSNAIHCRKEIPLNDTPSLNEAEWVQFGARLTEVSDYLKGQGMRMAYHHHLGTVVERPADLDAFLRHTGPSVGLTVDTGHAVLGGVDPLALLRDHPERVAHVHCKDYRRDVFARVRETGMSFLDGVLAGMFTVPGDGGIDFGAVMRTLADIGYSGWVIVEAEQDPAIAPPADYGRIGIRTLTDAATAAGLTIVGRGA; encoded by the coding sequence ATGAGCATCCGTTTCGGCGTCAGCCCCATTGCCTGGATCAATGACGACATGCCCGAACTGGGCGGTGACACGCCGCTGTCCACGGTCCTGTCGGATACGCGGGATATCGGTTTCACCGGGATCGAGCTGGGCGGGCGTTTCCCGCGCGATCCCGCCGTGCTGCGCGACCTGCTGGGCAGTTACGATCTGGATCTGGTCGGCGGCTGGTACAGCGGCAATCTGCTGGTCCAGGATGCGCAGGCGGAGATCGCAGCGCTTCAGCCGCATCTGGCGCTGCTGAAGGCGCTGGGCACCGATGTCTTCGTCTTTGCCGAAACCAGCAATGCCATCCATTGCCGCAAGGAAATCCCCTTAAACGACACCCCGTCCCTGAATGAGGCGGAATGGGTGCAGTTCGGCGCGCGGTTGACGGAAGTGTCGGATTACCTGAAGGGCCAGGGCATGCGCATGGCCTATCACCACCATCTGGGCACGGTCGTTGAACGGCCAGCCGATCTGGACGCCTTCCTGCGCCATACGGGACCCAGCGTCGGCCTGACGGTCGATACGGGCCATGCCGTGCTGGGCGGGGTCGATCCGCTGGCCCTGCTGCGCGACCACCCGGAACGTGTGGCCCATGTCCATTGCAAGGATTACCGCCGGGATGTCTTTGCCCGCGTGCGCGAAACGGGGATGAGCTTCCTTGACGGGGTGCTGGCCGGCATGTTCACCGTGCCGGGCGATGGCGGCATCGATTTCGGCGCCGTCATGCGCACGCTCGCCGATATCGGCTATAGCGGCTGGGTCATTGTGGAGGCGGAGCAGGACCCCGCCATCGCCCCGCCCGCCGATTATGGCCGCATCGGCATCCGCACCCTGACCGATGCCGCGACGGCGGCGGGCCTGACCATTGTGGGGAGGGGGGCATGA
- the iolB gene encoding 5-deoxy-glucuronate isomerase has product MSRLRVRPTAPDADGRTLSVTPESAGWGHVGFALHRLKPGQSVSGLEPDRELCLVLVAGTARIVAGEADLGLTGGRQSPFEDAAPGAAYIPAGVSYTVTADGPVELAICSAPGRPGGEARLIASARMGREVRGQGTNTRHVRNILPEGEPADSLLVVEVVTPGGHWSSYPPHKHDTSREQETLLEETYYHRLNPPQGFAFQRVYTDDRSLDETVCVEDGDVVMVPRGYHPVGAPHGYDLYYLNVMAGPERKWRFHNDPAHEWIITGPR; this is encoded by the coding sequence ATGAGCCGGCTGCGTGTCCGCCCGACGGCCCCCGATGCCGATGGCCGCACCCTGTCGGTGACTCCGGAAAGTGCGGGCTGGGGCCATGTGGGTTTCGCCCTGCACCGGTTGAAACCGGGGCAGAGTGTGTCGGGGCTGGAACCGGACCGGGAGCTTTGCCTGGTGCTGGTGGCTGGCACGGCGCGCATTGTGGCGGGAGAGGCCGATCTGGGCCTGACCGGCGGGCGCCAAAGCCCGTTCGAGGATGCGGCCCCCGGTGCCGCCTATATTCCCGCCGGGGTTTCTTACACCGTGACGGCGGACGGTCCCGTCGAACTGGCCATCTGTTCCGCACCTGGCCGCCCCGGTGGGGAGGCCCGCCTGATCGCGTCCGCCCGCATGGGGCGGGAGGTGCGCGGGCAGGGCACCAATACTCGCCATGTGCGCAATATCCTGCCGGAAGGGGAGCCCGCCGACAGCTTGCTGGTGGTGGAGGTCGTCACGCCCGGCGGCCACTGGTCCAGCTACCCGCCGCACAAGCATGACACGTCGCGGGAGCAGGAAACCCTGCTGGAGGAAACTTATTACCACCGTCTCAACCCGCCGCAGGGCTTCGCGTTCCAGCGTGTCTATACCGACGATCGGTCGCTGGATGAGACGGTGTGCGTGGAGGATGGCGATGTGGTGATGGTACCGCGCGGGTACCATCCGGTCGGCGCCCCCCATGGCTATGATCTTTATTACTTGAATGTGATGGCGGGGCCGGAGCGCAAGTGGCGTTTCCATAATGACCCAGCCCATGAATGGATCATCACGGGACCGCGCTGA
- a CDS encoding CoA-acylating methylmalonate-semialdehyde dehydrogenase, with translation MREISHFIDGQRVPGRSGRYADVFDPNSGQVQARVALASGGELDAAIASAARAQPAWAAMNPQRRARVMFNFKHLLEKHMDELAHLLSSEHGKVIADAKGDIQRGLEVIEFVCGIPHLLKGDYTQGAGPGIDVYSMRQPLGVVAGITPFNFPAMIPLWMLGPAVAAGNAFILKPSERDPSVPVRLAELLMEAGLPPGIVNVVQGDRQAVEGILDHPTIRAVSFVGSSDIAQAVYNRGSAAGKRMQCMGGAKNHGIVLPDADLDQAVADIIGAAYGSAGERCMALPVVVPVGERTALALREKLVTAIGGLRVGVSTDEQAHYGPVVTAQHKARIERYIALGVEEGAELVVDGRGLSLQGHEEGYFLGPTLFDHVKADMQAYRDEIFGPVLQIVRADSFAEALSLPTRHAYGNGVAIFTANGDAAREFADQVEIGMVGINVPIPVPVAYHSFGGWKRSGFGDLNQYGMDGVRFFTRTKTVTQRWPRRQGAVVDQSFVIPTMR, from the coding sequence ATGCGCGAGATTTCGCATTTCATCGATGGGCAGCGCGTGCCCGGACGGTCGGGCCGTTACGCCGATGTGTTCGATCCCAATTCCGGTCAGGTCCAGGCCCGTGTGGCGCTGGCCAGTGGCGGTGAACTGGACGCGGCCATCGCCTCTGCCGCCCGCGCACAGCCGGCCTGGGCCGCCATGAACCCGCAGCGCCGGGCCCGCGTGATGTTCAATTTCAAGCATCTGCTTGAAAAACACATGGACGAGCTGGCGCATCTACTGTCGTCCGAACACGGCAAGGTCATTGCCGACGCCAAGGGCGATATCCAGCGCGGGCTGGAGGTGATTGAATTTGTCTGCGGCATCCCGCACCTGCTGAAGGGTGATTACACGCAAGGCGCCGGGCCGGGCATCGATGTCTATTCGATGCGCCAGCCGCTGGGCGTGGTCGCCGGCATCACGCCGTTCAACTTCCCGGCCATGATCCCGCTCTGGATGCTGGGGCCGGCGGTGGCGGCGGGTAATGCCTTCATCCTGAAACCGTCGGAACGCGACCCATCGGTGCCGGTGCGGTTGGCCGAACTGCTGATGGAAGCGGGGCTGCCGCCCGGCATCGTCAATGTCGTGCAGGGCGACAGGCAAGCGGTGGAAGGCATTCTGGATCACCCGACCATCCGCGCCGTCAGCTTTGTCGGGTCCAGCGATATCGCCCAGGCCGTCTATAATCGCGGCTCGGCCGCCGGCAAGCGCATGCAGTGCATGGGCGGGGCCAAGAACCATGGCATCGTCCTGCCCGACGCAGACTTGGATCAGGCCGTCGCGGATATCATCGGGGCCGCCTACGGCTCCGCCGGGGAACGCTGCATGGCGCTGCCGGTGGTTGTGCCGGTGGGGGAGCGCACGGCCTTGGCCCTGCGCGAGAAGTTGGTGACGGCCATCGGCGGCTTGCGCGTTGGTGTCTCAACCGATGAACAGGCCCATTACGGTCCCGTCGTCACGGCCCAGCATAAGGCGCGCATCGAACGTTATATCGCGTTGGGGGTGGAGGAAGGGGCCGAACTGGTGGTTGATGGGCGCGGATTGAGCCTGCAGGGCCATGAGGAAGGCTATTTCCTGGGTCCGACCCTGTTCGACCATGTGAAGGCCGACATGCAGGCCTATCGCGATGAAATCTTCGGCCCGGTGCTGCAGATCGTGCGGGCCGACAGCTTTGCCGAGGCGCTGAGCCTGCCCACCCGTCACGCCTATGGCAATGGTGTCGCCATCTTCACCGCCAATGGTGATGCCGCCCGTGAATTTGCCGATCAGGTGGAGATCGGCATGGTCGGCATCAATGTGCCGATCCCTGTCCCCGTTGCCTATCACAGCTTCGGTGGCTGGAAACGGTCGGGCTTTGGCGATCTGAATCAGTATGGAATGGATGGCGTGCGCTTCTTCACCCGCACCAAGACCGTGACCCAGCGCTGGCCCCGCCGCCAGGGCGCGGTTGTGGACCAGAGCTTTGTGATCCCGACGATGCGTTAA
- a CDS encoding phytase, with product MRALIPFAALLLLSACGQEKSAVPTATASLPLVKPVAETAPGLPDSVQTGDADDPSFWLHPTDPAKSLVITAVKGSGLRVYDLQGKLVQRIDAQPDGRYNNVDVAYGLRRADGSTIDIAVASDRGRDRLVVWAIDPANPTAPLTDISDPNQGPVFPTRLSQDGKSEIDNPVSDQVSAYGLTLWQDRATGEVRAVVAQRKAARLAEQRLVVKQDGTVGHERVRHWDFPTSHKGQDLWAEHDTDPEQDWSPQFEGLVVDAEAGILFAGQEDVGLWRVNLTTGKADDKPFYETRGSVKSPFNNPDSKVARDVEGLALYRGADGTGYLIASSQGDAHGDGGHSDNGGLDDSFAIFERGGQNLYLGSFKLTANGTIDAGQECDGAELVSIPLPGYPNGLLMVQDGYNDDLNGMTGNPSATNFKYVSWADVMAALPGTLTVPAGGWSPR from the coding sequence ATGCGTGCCCTGATCCCTTTTGCAGCTCTGCTGCTGCTCTCTGCCTGCGGGCAGGAAAAGTCGGCTGTCCCGACGGCGACGGCCAGTCTCCCCCTTGTCAAGCCAGTGGCGGAAACTGCCCCTGGTTTGCCCGATAGCGTACAGACCGGTGATGCCGATGATCCGTCCTTCTGGCTGCACCCCACGGACCCGGCCAAAAGCCTGGTGATCACGGCGGTTAAGGGATCGGGCCTGCGCGTCTATGATCTTCAGGGCAAGCTGGTGCAGCGGATCGATGCGCAGCCTGATGGCCGCTATAACAATGTCGATGTGGCCTATGGGCTGAGGCGTGCCGACGGTTCCACGATCGACATTGCGGTCGCCAGTGACCGGGGGCGCGACCGTCTGGTGGTCTGGGCCATTGATCCGGCTAACCCGACGGCACCCCTGACCGATATCAGCGACCCTAACCAGGGCCCGGTCTTCCCCACCCGCCTGTCACAGGATGGTAAAAGCGAGATCGATAATCCCGTTTCCGATCAGGTCAGCGCCTATGGTCTCACCCTGTGGCAGGACAGGGCAACGGGGGAGGTGCGGGCCGTGGTGGCGCAACGCAAGGCGGCGCGGCTGGCCGAGCAGCGTCTGGTGGTGAAGCAAGACGGTACTGTCGGTCATGAGCGTGTCCGCCACTGGGATTTCCCCACCAGCCACAAGGGCCAGGATTTGTGGGCGGAGCATGACACTGATCCCGAACAGGATTGGTCACCGCAGTTCGAGGGGCTGGTGGTGGATGCCGAAGCCGGGATCCTGTTCGCGGGGCAGGAGGATGTGGGCCTGTGGCGGGTGAACCTCACCACCGGCAAGGCCGACGACAAGCCGTTTTATGAAACGCGCGGATCGGTGAAAAGCCCGTTCAACAATCCCGACAGCAAGGTGGCCCGCGATGTCGAAGGTCTGGCGCTCTATCGTGGGGCCGACGGCACCGGCTACCTGATCGCGTCCAGCCAGGGTGATGCGCATGGCGACGGCGGGCATTCAGACAATGGTGGCCTGGATGACAGCTTCGCCATCTTTGAACGCGGCGGGCAGAACCTGTATCTGGGCAGTTTCAAGCTGACGGCCAATGGCACCATTGATGCCGGGCAGGAATGTGATGGGGCCGAACTGGTCTCTATCCCCTTGCCGGGTTATCCCAACGGCCTGCTGATGGTGCAGGACGGGTACAATGATGACCTGAATGGCATGACGGGTAATCCCTCCGCCACCAATTTCAAATATGTCTCGTGGGCCGATGTCATGGCCGCCCTGCCGGGCACCTTGACGGTACCGGCAGGGGGCTGGTCACCGCGATAG
- a CDS encoding VOC family protein — MTAAKNTICIWYDKDAEEAAHFYASVFPDSAVIAVHRAPGDYPSGKTGDVLTVEFTVAGIPCLGLNGGPAFKHCEAFSFQIATDDQEETDRYWNTIVGNGGQESACGWCKDKWGISWQITPRTLTAALAAGGDEAKRAFEAMMAMSKIDIAIIDAARRG, encoded by the coding sequence ATGACGGCGGCCAAGAACACCATCTGCATCTGGTACGATAAAGATGCCGAGGAAGCGGCTCATTTCTATGCCTCAGTGTTCCCCGACAGTGCTGTAATCGCTGTCCACCGCGCGCCCGGTGACTACCCGTCCGGCAAGACCGGGGATGTGCTGACGGTGGAATTCACGGTGGCCGGGATCCCTTGCCTGGGTCTGAATGGCGGGCCAGCCTTCAAACATTGCGAGGCGTTTTCGTTTCAGATCGCCACCGACGATCAAGAGGAAACCGACCGGTACTGGAACACAATTGTGGGCAATGGCGGCCAGGAAAGTGCCTGCGGTTGGTGCAAGGACAAGTGGGGCATTTCATGGCAGATCACCCCGCGTACCCTGACAGCGGCACTGGCCGCCGGTGGGGATGAGGCGAAGCGGGCATTCGAAGCCATGATGGCGATGTCGAAGATCGACATCGCCATCATCGATGCGGCCCGGCGTGGCTGA